A genome region from Solanum pennellii chromosome 12, SPENNV200 includes the following:
- the LOC114075306 gene encoding uncharacterized protein LOC114075306: MQQTFRQLQLSSKSSQSSTHRIFRMVRTRATTAPAATTERQETTEPATGAVARGRTAARGRGRGRGRTSSRGRGRAPSPSDTRAVTPPPTEEVIREGEEGENERVQNEEMPPQPTPEMINQVLAYLSGLFDQGQAPPVVSAPTPPVPEIRHAATMAPRMEASLGIGTFPRLTTGPIMTNDQHELFSKFLKLKPPVFKGAESEDAYDFLVDCHELLHKMGIVERFGVEFVSYQFQGNAKMWWRSHVECQPTEAPPMTWESFSSLFMEKYIPRTLRDRKRDEFLSLEQGRMTVNAYEAKFRALSRYATQLCFSPQERIRRFVKGLRSELRISALQIAATATSFQEVVDFVIEVEGVKPDDFTTTSTSKRFRRGGEFNGSYSRGQSSGGHSVRPIQSSLQTVVGGPPQTGQHFSERPMREPRECYGCGEIGHIKRYCPNQSYRTPLARGRGGHGRGRYSGGRGGRGNGGHQNGRGEGQTGAPTTQHGRGNGQTNNGAHCYAFPGRSEAEASDAVITGNLLVCDCMASVLFDPGSTFSYVSSSFANGLNLHCELLDMPIRVSTPVGESVVVEKVYRSCLVNFMGSNTYVDLVILEMGDFDVILGMTWLSPNFAILDCNAKTVTLAKPGADPLVWEGDYTSNPVRIVSFLRAKRMVSKGCLAFLAHLKDDTTQVPSIESVSVVREFLDVFPADLPGMPPDRDIDFCIDLEPGTRPISIPPYRMAPAELRELKAQLQELLSKGFIRPSASPWGNPGYYTPLKVNTYSLVNFVSSESEIQAASKYPSKIEGSPVYMIL, encoded by the exons atgcagcaaacgttCCGTCAACTTCAACTCAGCAGTAAATCAAGCCAGTCTTCGACACACCGGatcttcagg atggttaggaCTAGAGCAACGACCGCACCAGCAGCAACAACGGAAAGACAAGAAACgactgagccagccactggggctgtggCTCGAGGAAGAAcagcggcaagaggccgtggaagaggtcgtgggaggacgtcctctagaggaagaggacgaGCCCCTAGCCCATCTgatactagggcggtgactcctccaccgaccgAGGAGGTgataagagagggtgaggaaggggagaatgaacgAGTGCAAAATGAGGAAatgccaccccaacctaccccagagatgatcaacCAGGTacttgcttatcttagcgggttattcGATCAGGGTCAGGCACCTCCAGTGGtttctgcaccaacacctcCGGTTCCAGAGATACGACATGCGGCTACtatggctccccgcatggaggCATCATTGGGAATAGGCACATTTCCACGTCTGACTACTGGGCCTATTATGACAaatgatcagcatgaacttttcagtaagttcttgaaattgaaacctccagtctttaaGGGCGCAGAATcagaggatgcctacgattttctggttgattgtcatgagctacTACACaagatgggtatagtagaacggtttggcGTTGAGTTCGTGAgctatcagtttcaagggaacgccaaaatgtggtggcggtcacatgttgagtgtcaaccaacagaggcaccacctatgacttgggaatcattctctagcttgtttatggagaagtatatcccaaGGACTTTGAGAGATAGAAAAAGGGATGAGTTCTTGAGTCTAGAGCAAGGTAGGATGACGGTTAACGCATATGAGGCTAAATTCCGtgcattatccaggtatgccacccaactttgtttcagtccacaagaacGGAtccgccgttttgtgaaggggttgaggtcagaattgcggatttcagccttacagatAGCGGCAACGGCAACATCCTTCCAAGAGGTGGTAGactttgtgatagaggtggaaGGAGTGAaaccagatgacttcaccacGACATCGACATCAAAAAGGTTTCGAaggggaggtgagtttaatggttcttactctagaggacagagCTCCGGAGGTCACTCAGTtcgaccaattcagtcttcactacagactgtagttgggggtccacctcagaccggtcaacacttcTCTGAGAGGCCGATGCGTGAAcccagagaatgttatggatgtggggagattGGACACATTAAGAGGTATTGTCCAAACCAGAGTTACAGAACCCCActagctagaggtagaggtggtcatggtagaggccgttattctggagggcgtggtggccgaggtaatggtggtcaccaaaacggcagAGGTGAAGGGCAAACTGGAGCCCCCACTacgcaacatggtaggggcaacggacAGACAAATAAtggggcccattgttacgctttccctgggagATCTGAAGCGGAGGcgtctgatgctgttatcacaggtaatcttttggtttgtgattgcatggcgtCTGTATTATTTGACCCTGGCTCCAcgttttcatatgtatcttcctcatttgctaatggtcttaatttacattgtgaattacttgacatgcctattcgtgtttctactccggtgggtgagtctgtggtagttgaaaaggtatataggtcttgtttGGTGAATTTTATGGGGAGCAACACCTATGTAGatttggttatcttagaaatgggtgactttgatgtaattctgggtatgacttggctttctccgaaTTTTGCGATTTTGGACTGTAATGCTAAAACGGTGACGTTAGCCAAGCCTGGggcagatccgttagtgtgggagggcgACTACACTTCCAATCCGGTTCGTATCGTGTCCTTCCTTCGTGccaagaggatggttagtaagggttgtttagctttcttagCACACCTCAAGGATGACACTACCCAAGTACCCTCGATTGAGTCAGTTtcggtagtccgtgagtttttggatgtgttccctgcagatcTTCcgggtatgccaccggatagggatattgacttcTGTATTGATCTTGAACCGGGAACTCGCCCCATTTctatacccccttatagaatggctcccgCGGAGTTAAgagagttaaaggcccaacttcaagagttgttgagcaaaggcttcattagaccaagtgcatctcCTTGGGGTAATCCg